A window of the Bos indicus x Bos taurus breed Angus x Brahman F1 hybrid chromosome X, Bos_hybrid_MaternalHap_v2.0, whole genome shotgun sequence genome harbors these coding sequences:
- the HDAC6 gene encoding histone deacetylase 6 isoform X2, with product MTSTGQDSTTPKERRSRHNPHSPTHDSSITSKRGVKKSAILRSSPSLAEVKKKGRMKKLSQTAEQDLIMGLQGLNLNLESRTLSGTGLVFDEQLNEFHCLWDDSFPERPERLHAIKEQLIQEGLLDRCVSFQARFAEKEELMLVHSLEYIDLMETTQYMNEEELHVLADTYDSVYLHPNSYTCACLASGSVLRLVDAVLEAEIRNGMAIIRPPGHHAQHSLMDGYCMFNHVAVAARYAQQKHDIQRVLIVDWDVHHGQGIQFAFDQDPSVLYFSIHRYEQGRFWPHLKASNWSTTGLGQGQGYTINVPWNQVGMQDADYIAAFLHVLLPVAFEFQPQLVLVAAGFDALQGDPKGEMAATPAGFAQLTHLLMGLAEGKLILSLEGGYNLHSLAEGVSATLHTLLGDPCPVLESPGAPCPSAQASLSCTLEALEPFWESLVRSVESLEEKDTVEKDDVEEKEEERLPQSPELSVPIWPVLQARTGLVYDQQMMDHHNLWDNYHPEMPQRIHFIMHHLDELGLAKRCHSLPARPATDAELLTCHSAEHLERLRATEKMKTRELRREGANYDSIYICSSTFACAQLAAGAACRLVEAVLAGEVLNGVAVVRPPGHHAEPDAACGFCFFNSVAVAARHAQAISGHALRILIVDWDIHHGNGTQHIFEEDPSVLYISLHRYDHGTFFPMGNEGACTRIGKATGTGFTVNVAWNGPRMGDADYLAAWHRLVLPVAYEFNPELVLVSAGFDAARGDPLGGCQVSPEGYAHLTHQLMGLANGHIILILEGGYNLTSISESMAACTRSLLGDPLPLLTRLRPPLSGAQASITKTIQVHRRYWRSLRVMKRKNKEELSSSKLITKKPSQPASPGLANVTTTVEGNILETGMGQAASEASVKESTPDQTESATAPVELTQGQSSDTATQGAALDQTISEGATGGAELIQNPPASCINNRIPPALPVQGATAQTSPSKLMANLRILDLDSTTQEPSEEEGLLGEAAGGQDTNESVPVQVFGDHADTDEDLLAVKNIAHQNKFGEDIPHSD from the exons ATGACCTCCACCGGTCAGGATTCCACCACACCCAAGGAGCGAAGGAGTAGGCACAATCCCCACTCTCCCACCCACGACTCCAGCATCACCTCG AAGCGAGGTGTTAAAAAGAGTGCCATACTCCGCTCCAGCCCCAGTCTAGCGGAGGTAAAGAAGAAAGGCAGAATGAAGAAGCTTAGCCAAACAGCCGAGCAAGACCTAATCATGGGGCTACAAGGGCTG AATCTGAACCTGGAGTCCAGGACACTGTCTGGCACTGGCTTGGTGTTCGATGAACAGCTAAATGAATTCCACTGCCTCTGGGATGACAG CTTCCCGGAACGCCCAGAGCGGCTCCATGCCATCAAGGAGCAACTGATCCAGGAGGGCCTCCTGGACCGCTGCGTGTCCTTTCAG GCCCGATTCGCTGAAAAGGAGGAGCTGATGTTGGTTCACAG CCTAGAATATATTGATCTGATGGAAACGACCCAGTACATGAACGAGGAGGAGCTCCACGTCCTAGCAGATACCTATGACTCAGTTTATCTGCATCCG AACTCATACACCTGTGCCTGCCTGGCCTCAGGCTCTGTCCTCAGGCTGGTGGATGCAGTCCTGGAGGCTGAGATCCGGAATGGCATGGCCATCATCAG gcCTCCTGGACACCACGCCCAGCACAGTCTCATGGATGGATATTGCATGTTCAACCACGTGGCCGTGGCTGCCCGTTACGCTCAACAGAAGCATGATATTCAGAG GGTCCTTATTGTGGATTGGGATGTGCACCATGGTCAGGGAATACAGTTCGCCTTTGACCAAGATCCTAG TGTCCTCTATTTCTCCATCCACCGCTATGAGCAGGGTCGGTTCTGGCCCCATCTTAAGGCCTCTAATTGGTCCACCACAGGTTTAGGCCAAGGCCAGGGATACACCATCAATGTGCCTTGGAACCAG GTGGGGATGCAAGATGCTGACTACATCGCCGCTTTCCTTCACGTCCTCCTGCCAGTCGCATTTGAG TTCCAGCCCCAGCTGGTCCTGGTAGCTGCTGGATTTGATGCCCTCCAAGGGGACCCCAAG GGTGAGATGGCCGCCACTCCAGCAGGGTTCGCCCAGCTCACCCATCTGCTCATGGGTCTGGCAGAAGGCAAGCTGATCCTCTCACTGGAG GGTGGCTATAATCTCCACTCTCTGGCTGAAGGTGTCAGCGCCACCCTCCACACCCTTCTGGGTGACCCTTGTCCTGTGTTAGAGTCTCCTGGTGCCCCCTGCCCAAG TGCCCAGGCATCACTCTCCTGTACTCTGGAAGCCCTGGAACCCTTCTGGGAGAGCCTTGTGAGATCAG TTGAGAGCCTGGAAGAAAAGGACACTGTGGAGAAGGATGAtgtggaagagaaggaggaagagagactgCCACAGTCCCCTGAGCTCTCCGTTCCGATATGGCCAGTGCTGCAGGCTCGCACGGGGTTGGTCTATGACCAGCAGATGATGGACCACCACAACTTGTGGGATAA CTACCACCCTGAGATGCCCCAGCGGATCCACTTTATCATGCATCACCTGGATGAACTGGGCCTTGCCAAGCGCTGCCACTCCCTACCCGCAAGGCCCGCTACAGATGCTGAGCTGCTCACCTGCCACAG TGCTGAGCACTTGGAACGTCTACGGGCCACGGAGAAGATGAAGACCCGGGAGCTGCGCCGCGAGGGTGCCAACTATGACTCCATCTACATCtgctccagcacttttgcctgcgCACAGCTGGCTGCAGGCGCCGCCTGTCGCCTGGTGGAGGCAGTACTGGCAGGAGAG gttTTAAATGGTGTTGCTGTAGTGCGACCTCCTGGCCACCATGCAGAGCCGGATGCAGcttgtggtttctgtttttttaattctgtggctGTGGCTGCTCGCCATGCCCAGGCCATCAGTGGGCATGCTCTGCG GATCCTGATCGTGGACTGGGACATCCATCATGGTAATGGAACTCAGCACATATTTGAGGAGGACCccag TGTGCTGTACATTTCCCTGCACCGCTATGATCATGGTACCTTCTTTCCCATGGGGAACGAGGGTGCCTGTACCCGGATAGGTAAAGCTACAGGCACAGGATTCACTGTCAATGTGGCCTGGAATGGACCCCGCATGGGTGATGCTGACTACCTGGCTGCCTGGCACCGTCTGGTGCTTCCTGTTGCTTACGAG tttaaCCCAGAACTCGTGCTGGTCTCAGCTGGCTTCGACGCTGCTCGGGGGGATCCTCTGGGCGGCTGCCAGGTGTCGCCTGAGGGCTATGCCCACCTCACCCACCAGCTGATGGGCTTGGCCAATGGCCATATCATCCTAATCCTAGAG GGTGGTTATAACCTGACGTCCATCTCAGAGTCCATGGCTGCCTGCACTCGCTCCCTTCTTGGGGATCCACTGCCCCTGCTCACCCGGCTGCGGCCCCCACTATCTGGAGCCCAGGCTTCTATCACTAAAACCATCCAAGTCCATCGAAGATACTGGCGCAGTTTGCGGGTCATGA AGCgcaaaaacaaagaggaactctccagttCTAAGTTGATCACCAAGAAGCCATCCCAACCAGCCAGTCCTGGGTTAGCCAATGTGACGACCACAGTGGAAGGGAACATCCTGGAGACAGGCATGGGACAGGCCGCCTCAGAAGCATCTGTGAAAGAGTCCACTCCAGATCAGACTGAGTCAGCGACAGCTCCAGTAGAACTTACTCAGGGCCAGTCCTCAGACACAGCCACACAAGGAGCTGCACTGGACCAGACCATCTCAGAGGGGGCCACAGGGGGAGCTGAACTGATCCAAAACCCTCCAGCCTCATGCATCAACAACAGGATTCCTCCTGCCTTACCCGTGCAAGGAGCCACAGCCCAGACATCCCCTAGTAAGCTGATGGCAAACCTCAGAATACTGGACCTAGATAGCACGACTCAG GAGCCCTCAGAAGAGGAAGGACTACTAGGAGAGGCAGCTGGAGGTCAGGACACAAATGAGTCAGTGCCAGTGCAGGTCTTTGGAGATCATGCTGACACTGACGAG GATCTCCTAGCAGTGAAGAACATCGCCCACCAGAACAAGTTTGGGGAAGACATACCCCATTCAGACTAA
- the ERAS gene encoding GTPase ERas isoform X3, translating to MAQPTKPDMFDLGLGTWSPRSREQSHRAWGSPSKGVGKKLPEYKAVVVGASGVGKSALTIQLNNQCFVEDHDPTIQDSYWKEMALDHGGCILNVLDTAGQATHQALRDQCVAIGDGVLGVFALDDPSSLAQLQQMRATWGPHHTQPLVLVGNKCDLVTTTGDARAAAAALAKSWGAPFVETSAKTRQGVVEAFSLLIQEIQRVREAMAKEATTGPGGDKGRHQKAMCHCGCSVA from the coding sequence ATGGCACAGCCAACAAAGCCTGACATGTTTGATTTGGGCCTGGGCACCTGGAGCCCTAGATCCCGGGAGCAGAGCCACAGGGCTTGGGGGTCACCCTCCAAGGGTGTAGGCAAGAAGCTGCCTGAGTACAAGGCAGTGGTGGTGGGCGCAAGTGGTGTGGGAAAGAGTGCACTGACCATCCAGCTGAACAACCAGTGCTTTGTGGAAGACCACGACCCCACCATCCAGGATTCCTACTGGAAGGAGATGGCCCTAGACCACGGAGGCTGCATTCTGAACGTGCTGGACACAGCGGGGCAGGCCACTCATCAGGCCCTGCGTGACCAGTGTGTGGCGATTGGCGATGGTGTGCTGGGTGTCTTCGCCCTCGATGACCCCTCATCTCTAGCCCAGCTGCAGCAGATGCGGGCCACCTGGGGCCCACACCACACCCAGCCCCTTGTCCTTGTGGGCAACAAATGTGACCTTGTGACCACTACTGGAGATGCTCGTGCCGCTGCTGCAGCCCTCGCAAAAAGCTGGGGGGCCCCTTTCGTAGAGACCTCAGCCAAGACACGCCAGGGTGTGGTAGAGGCCTTTTCCCTACTCATCCAGGAGATCCAAAGGGTCCGGGAAGCCATGGCAAAGGAGGCCACGACAGGGCCAGGTGGGGATAAAGGCCGGCACCAGAAAGCCATGTGCCACTGTGGCTGCTCTGTGGCCTGA
- the ERAS gene encoding GTPase ERas isoform X1: MEGTVVGWTCPSLLGSGRRQRFMPGGGVPYHLTLAVGTVASPFPRHPAVVCVTSGQSSPLTPKPRCSSSSLHGSLSPGDPRPERRRLAPGPVSGPAVHISSLSCPLGAMAQPTKPDMFDLGLGTWSPRSREQSHRAWGSPSKGVGKKLPEYKAVVVGASGVGKSALTIQLNNQCFVEDHDPTIQDSYWKEMALDHGGCILNVLDTAGQATHQALRDQCVAIGDGVLGVFALDDPSSLAQLQQMRATWGPHHTQPLVLVGNKCDLVTTTGDARAAAAALAKSWGAPFVETSAKTRQGVVEAFSLLIQEIQRVREAMAKEATTGPGGDKGRHQKAMCHCGCSVA; this comes from the exons ATGGAGGGGACTGTCGTTGGGTGGACATGCCCCTCCCTCCTTGGGTCAGGGAGACGACAGCGGTTCATGCCTGGGGGAGGGGTCCCCTACCACCTTACACTGGCAGTTGGCACCGTTGCTTCCCCATTCCCCCGCCACCCTGCAGTGGTCTGTGTGACCTCGGGTCAGTCATCGCCACTCACTCCCAAGCCTCGCTGTTCCAGTTCCTCATTGCATGGCAGCCTCAGCCCCGGTGACCCCCGCCCAGAGCGAAGGCGCCTCGCACCCGGCCCTGTCTCAG GGCCTGCTGTCCACATCTCTTCCCTGAGCTGCCCGCTTGGAGCCATGGCACAGCCAACAAAGCCTGACATGTTTGATTTGGGCCTGGGCACCTGGAGCCCTAGATCCCGGGAGCAGAGCCACAGGGCTTGGGGGTCACCCTCCAAGGGTGTAGGCAAGAAGCTGCCTGAGTACAAGGCAGTGGTGGTGGGCGCAAGTGGTGTGGGAAAGAGTGCACTGACCATCCAGCTGAACAACCAGTGCTTTGTGGAAGACCACGACCCCACCATCCAGGATTCCTACTGGAAGGAGATGGCCCTAGACCACGGAGGCTGCATTCTGAACGTGCTGGACACAGCGGGGCAGGCCACTCATCAGGCCCTGCGTGACCAGTGTGTGGCGATTGGCGATGGTGTGCTGGGTGTCTTCGCCCTCGATGACCCCTCATCTCTAGCCCAGCTGCAGCAGATGCGGGCCACCTGGGGCCCACACCACACCCAGCCCCTTGTCCTTGTGGGCAACAAATGTGACCTTGTGACCACTACTGGAGATGCTCGTGCCGCTGCTGCAGCCCTCGCAAAAAGCTGGGGGGCCCCTTTCGTAGAGACCTCAGCCAAGACACGCCAGGGTGTGGTAGAGGCCTTTTCCCTACTCATCCAGGAGATCCAAAGGGTCCGGGAAGCCATGGCAAAGGAGGCCACGACAGGGCCAGGTGGGGATAAAGGCCGGCACCAGAAAGCCATGTGCCACTGTGGCTGCTCTGTGGCCTGA
- the ERAS gene encoding GTPase ERas isoform X2 → MRMCTPIFPFPIPSLGPEGASPLSERRLGSPPAFLELRDQQPAAAFVRPSSLHGSLSPGDPRPERRRLAPGPVSGPAVHISSLSCPLGAMAQPTKPDMFDLGLGTWSPRSREQSHRAWGSPSKGVGKKLPEYKAVVVGASGVGKSALTIQLNNQCFVEDHDPTIQDSYWKEMALDHGGCILNVLDTAGQATHQALRDQCVAIGDGVLGVFALDDPSSLAQLQQMRATWGPHHTQPLVLVGNKCDLVTTTGDARAAAAALAKSWGAPFVETSAKTRQGVVEAFSLLIQEIQRVREAMAKEATTGPGGDKGRHQKAMCHCGCSVA, encoded by the exons ATGCGCATGTGCACTCCCAtcttccccttccccatcccGTCACTGGGACCTGAGGGAGCATCTCCTCTGTCAGAGCGGCGGTTGGGGTCGCCACCGGCCTTCCTGGAACTGAG AGACCAGCAACCTGCAGCCGCCTTTGTGAGGCC TTCCTCATTGCATGGCAGCCTCAGCCCCGGTGACCCCCGCCCAGAGCGAAGGCGCCTCGCACCCGGCCCTGTCTCAG GGCCTGCTGTCCACATCTCTTCCCTGAGCTGCCCGCTTGGAGCCATGGCACAGCCAACAAAGCCTGACATGTTTGATTTGGGCCTGGGCACCTGGAGCCCTAGATCCCGGGAGCAGAGCCACAGGGCTTGGGGGTCACCCTCCAAGGGTGTAGGCAAGAAGCTGCCTGAGTACAAGGCAGTGGTGGTGGGCGCAAGTGGTGTGGGAAAGAGTGCACTGACCATCCAGCTGAACAACCAGTGCTTTGTGGAAGACCACGACCCCACCATCCAGGATTCCTACTGGAAGGAGATGGCCCTAGACCACGGAGGCTGCATTCTGAACGTGCTGGACACAGCGGGGCAGGCCACTCATCAGGCCCTGCGTGACCAGTGTGTGGCGATTGGCGATGGTGTGCTGGGTGTCTTCGCCCTCGATGACCCCTCATCTCTAGCCCAGCTGCAGCAGATGCGGGCCACCTGGGGCCCACACCACACCCAGCCCCTTGTCCTTGTGGGCAACAAATGTGACCTTGTGACCACTACTGGAGATGCTCGTGCCGCTGCTGCAGCCCTCGCAAAAAGCTGGGGGGCCCCTTTCGTAGAGACCTCAGCCAAGACACGCCAGGGTGTGGTAGAGGCCTTTTCCCTACTCATCCAGGAGATCCAAAGGGTCCGGGAAGCCATGGCAAAGGAGGCCACGACAGGGCCAGGTGGGGATAAAGGCCGGCACCAGAAAGCCATGTGCCACTGTGGCTGCTCTGTGGCCTGA
- the HDAC6 gene encoding histone deacetylase 6 isoform X1, translated as MTSTGQDSTTPKERRSRHNPHSPTHDSSITSKRGVKKSAILRSSPSLAEVKKKGRMKKLSQTAEQDLIMGLQGLNLNLESRTLSGTGLVFDEQLNEFHCLWDDSFPERPERLHAIKEQLIQEGLLDRCVSFQARFAEKEELMLVHSLEYIDLMETTQYMNEEELHVLADTYDSVYLHPNSYTCACLASGSVLRLVDAVLEAEIRNGMAIIRPPGHHAQHSLMDGYCMFNHVAVAARYAQQKHDIQRVLIVDWDVHHGQGIQFAFDQDPSVLYFSIHRYEQGRFWPHLKASNWSTTGLGQGQGYTINVPWNQVGMQDADYIAAFLHVLLPVAFEFQPQLVLVAAGFDALQGDPKGEMAATPAGFAQLTHLLMGLAEGKLILSLEGGYNLHSLAEGVSATLHTLLGDPCPVLESPGAPCPSAQASLSCTLEALEPFWESLVRSVESLEEKDTVEKDDVEEKEEERLPQSPELSVPIWPVLQARTGLVYDQQMMDHHNLWDNYHPEMPQRIHFIMHHLDELGLAKRCHSLPARPATDAELLTCHSAEHLERLRATEKMKTRELRREGANYDSIYICSSTFACAQLAAGAACRLVEAVLAGEVLNGVAVVRPPGHHAEPDAACGFCFFNSVAVAARHAQAISGHALRILIVDWDIHHGNGTQHIFEEDPSVLYISLHRYDHGTFFPMGNEGACTRIGKATGTGFTVNVAWNGPRMGDADYLAAWHRLVLPVAYEFNPELVLVSAGFDAARGDPLGGCQVSPEGYAHLTHQLMGLANGHIILILEGGYNLTSISESMAACTRSLLGDPLPLLTRLRPPLSGAQASITKTIQVHRRYWRSLRVMKRKNKEELSSSKLITKKPSQPASPGLANVTTTVEGNILETGMGQAASEASVKESTPDQTESATAPVELTQGQSSDTATQGAALDQTISEGATGGAELIQNPPASCINNRIPPALPVQGATAQTSPSKLMANLRILDLDSTTQEPSEEEGLLGEAAGGQDTNESVPVQVFGDHADTDEVMFYAVRPLLWCPHLAAVCPIPETGLNVTQPCQDCGTLQENWVCLSCYQVYCGRYINAHMLQHHEGSGHPLVLSYADLSAWCYHCQAYVHHKDLLAVKNIAHQNKFGEDIPHSD; from the exons ATGACCTCCACCGGTCAGGATTCCACCACACCCAAGGAGCGAAGGAGTAGGCACAATCCCCACTCTCCCACCCACGACTCCAGCATCACCTCG AAGCGAGGTGTTAAAAAGAGTGCCATACTCCGCTCCAGCCCCAGTCTAGCGGAGGTAAAGAAGAAAGGCAGAATGAAGAAGCTTAGCCAAACAGCCGAGCAAGACCTAATCATGGGGCTACAAGGGCTG AATCTGAACCTGGAGTCCAGGACACTGTCTGGCACTGGCTTGGTGTTCGATGAACAGCTAAATGAATTCCACTGCCTCTGGGATGACAG CTTCCCGGAACGCCCAGAGCGGCTCCATGCCATCAAGGAGCAACTGATCCAGGAGGGCCTCCTGGACCGCTGCGTGTCCTTTCAG GCCCGATTCGCTGAAAAGGAGGAGCTGATGTTGGTTCACAG CCTAGAATATATTGATCTGATGGAAACGACCCAGTACATGAACGAGGAGGAGCTCCACGTCCTAGCAGATACCTATGACTCAGTTTATCTGCATCCG AACTCATACACCTGTGCCTGCCTGGCCTCAGGCTCTGTCCTCAGGCTGGTGGATGCAGTCCTGGAGGCTGAGATCCGGAATGGCATGGCCATCATCAG gcCTCCTGGACACCACGCCCAGCACAGTCTCATGGATGGATATTGCATGTTCAACCACGTGGCCGTGGCTGCCCGTTACGCTCAACAGAAGCATGATATTCAGAG GGTCCTTATTGTGGATTGGGATGTGCACCATGGTCAGGGAATACAGTTCGCCTTTGACCAAGATCCTAG TGTCCTCTATTTCTCCATCCACCGCTATGAGCAGGGTCGGTTCTGGCCCCATCTTAAGGCCTCTAATTGGTCCACCACAGGTTTAGGCCAAGGCCAGGGATACACCATCAATGTGCCTTGGAACCAG GTGGGGATGCAAGATGCTGACTACATCGCCGCTTTCCTTCACGTCCTCCTGCCAGTCGCATTTGAG TTCCAGCCCCAGCTGGTCCTGGTAGCTGCTGGATTTGATGCCCTCCAAGGGGACCCCAAG GGTGAGATGGCCGCCACTCCAGCAGGGTTCGCCCAGCTCACCCATCTGCTCATGGGTCTGGCAGAAGGCAAGCTGATCCTCTCACTGGAG GGTGGCTATAATCTCCACTCTCTGGCTGAAGGTGTCAGCGCCACCCTCCACACCCTTCTGGGTGACCCTTGTCCTGTGTTAGAGTCTCCTGGTGCCCCCTGCCCAAG TGCCCAGGCATCACTCTCCTGTACTCTGGAAGCCCTGGAACCCTTCTGGGAGAGCCTTGTGAGATCAG TTGAGAGCCTGGAAGAAAAGGACACTGTGGAGAAGGATGAtgtggaagagaaggaggaagagagactgCCACAGTCCCCTGAGCTCTCCGTTCCGATATGGCCAGTGCTGCAGGCTCGCACGGGGTTGGTCTATGACCAGCAGATGATGGACCACCACAACTTGTGGGATAA CTACCACCCTGAGATGCCCCAGCGGATCCACTTTATCATGCATCACCTGGATGAACTGGGCCTTGCCAAGCGCTGCCACTCCCTACCCGCAAGGCCCGCTACAGATGCTGAGCTGCTCACCTGCCACAG TGCTGAGCACTTGGAACGTCTACGGGCCACGGAGAAGATGAAGACCCGGGAGCTGCGCCGCGAGGGTGCCAACTATGACTCCATCTACATCtgctccagcacttttgcctgcgCACAGCTGGCTGCAGGCGCCGCCTGTCGCCTGGTGGAGGCAGTACTGGCAGGAGAG gttTTAAATGGTGTTGCTGTAGTGCGACCTCCTGGCCACCATGCAGAGCCGGATGCAGcttgtggtttctgtttttttaattctgtggctGTGGCTGCTCGCCATGCCCAGGCCATCAGTGGGCATGCTCTGCG GATCCTGATCGTGGACTGGGACATCCATCATGGTAATGGAACTCAGCACATATTTGAGGAGGACCccag TGTGCTGTACATTTCCCTGCACCGCTATGATCATGGTACCTTCTTTCCCATGGGGAACGAGGGTGCCTGTACCCGGATAGGTAAAGCTACAGGCACAGGATTCACTGTCAATGTGGCCTGGAATGGACCCCGCATGGGTGATGCTGACTACCTGGCTGCCTGGCACCGTCTGGTGCTTCCTGTTGCTTACGAG tttaaCCCAGAACTCGTGCTGGTCTCAGCTGGCTTCGACGCTGCTCGGGGGGATCCTCTGGGCGGCTGCCAGGTGTCGCCTGAGGGCTATGCCCACCTCACCCACCAGCTGATGGGCTTGGCCAATGGCCATATCATCCTAATCCTAGAG GGTGGTTATAACCTGACGTCCATCTCAGAGTCCATGGCTGCCTGCACTCGCTCCCTTCTTGGGGATCCACTGCCCCTGCTCACCCGGCTGCGGCCCCCACTATCTGGAGCCCAGGCTTCTATCACTAAAACCATCCAAGTCCATCGAAGATACTGGCGCAGTTTGCGGGTCATGA AGCgcaaaaacaaagaggaactctccagttCTAAGTTGATCACCAAGAAGCCATCCCAACCAGCCAGTCCTGGGTTAGCCAATGTGACGACCACAGTGGAAGGGAACATCCTGGAGACAGGCATGGGACAGGCCGCCTCAGAAGCATCTGTGAAAGAGTCCACTCCAGATCAGACTGAGTCAGCGACAGCTCCAGTAGAACTTACTCAGGGCCAGTCCTCAGACACAGCCACACAAGGAGCTGCACTGGACCAGACCATCTCAGAGGGGGCCACAGGGGGAGCTGAACTGATCCAAAACCCTCCAGCCTCATGCATCAACAACAGGATTCCTCCTGCCTTACCCGTGCAAGGAGCCACAGCCCAGACATCCCCTAGTAAGCTGATGGCAAACCTCAGAATACTGGACCTAGATAGCACGACTCAG GAGCCCTCAGAAGAGGAAGGACTACTAGGAGAGGCAGCTGGAGGTCAGGACACAAATGAGTCAGTGCCAGTGCAGGTCTTTGGAGATCATGCTGACACTGACGAG GTCATGTTTTATGCCGTGAGACCACTGCTTTGGTGTCCTCATTTGGCGGCAGTATGCCCCATACCTGAGACAGGGCTGAATGTGACCCAACCTTGTCAGGACTGTGGAACACTCCAGGAGAACTGGGTGTGTCTGTCTTGCTATCAG GTCTACTGCGGTCGTTACATCAACGCTCATATGCTCCAGCACCATGAAGGTTCAGGACACCCACTAGTACTCAGCTATGCCGACCTGTCTGCCTGGTGTTACCACTGTCAGGCCTATGTCCACCACAAG GATCTCCTAGCAGTGAAGAACATCGCCCACCAGAACAAGTTTGGGGAAGACATACCCCATTCAGACTAA